In Niallia sp. FSL W8-0635, one genomic interval encodes:
- a CDS encoding UvrB/UvrC motif-containing protein yields MMCSECNQRPATLHFSKNINGNKTEFHLCEHCAKENGDMFMVNGSSGLSLNSLLAGLLNIEPSFQHITEDTYKQQQPLQCEECQMTFSQFRKIGKLGCPHCYDTFKEQLLPFIKRLHGGNIEHKGKIPERIGGHYLIKKEITQLRTELKELINREEFEKAAVIRDEIKHKEKQLTSFTEGGE; encoded by the coding sequence ATGATGTGTTCTGAATGTAATCAAAGACCAGCTACTTTACATTTTTCCAAAAATATTAATGGGAATAAGACAGAGTTTCATCTCTGTGAGCATTGTGCAAAAGAAAATGGCGATATGTTTATGGTAAATGGCTCATCTGGTTTATCTTTAAACAGTTTATTAGCTGGATTGCTAAATATCGAGCCGAGTTTTCAACATATTACAGAGGATACTTATAAACAACAACAGCCTTTACAGTGTGAAGAGTGTCAGATGACATTTTCTCAATTCAGGAAAATAGGTAAATTAGGATGTCCACATTGTTATGATACATTCAAGGAGCAATTGCTGCCGTTTATTAAGCGATTGCATGGTGGGAATATTGAGCATAAAGGAAAAATTCCAGAACGAATAGGTGGCCATTATCTTATTAAAAAGGAAATTACTCAGTTAAGAACAGAGCTTAAGGAACTAATTAATAGGGAAGAGTTTGAAAAAGCAGCCGTTATTCGAGATGAGATAAAACATAAAGAAAAACAGTTAACTTCTTTTACTGAGGGAGGGGAGTAA
- a CDS encoding protein arginine kinase → MSLEKFISKARTSWMSSDGPDSEIVLTSRIRLARNIQDVKFPLLFSKEAAENTIQQVENSLLKDSNQPFGEMELLAMNELNTLEKRVLVEKHLISPQLAEQSPYGAVILSEDEEISIMINEEDHIRIQCIKPGLQIEEAFKEADTIDDLIEKKINYAYHAEMGYLTSCPTNIGTGLRASVMMHLPGMVLSQQMNRIIPAIQQLGLVVRGIYGEGSEALGNIFQISNQITLGRSEKDIIEELKSVVTQLIDREKEARNALAQTSNIQLEDRVFRSYGILCNSRIMETKEAAKCLSDVRLGIDMGYIKNVSKNILNELMILTQPGFLQLYAGEQMNPNDRDIRRASLIRERLKLETD, encoded by the coding sequence GTGTCTTTAGAAAAATTTATAAGCAAAGCACGAACTTCATGGATGAGTTCAGATGGACCGGACTCTGAAATTGTTCTAACCTCTCGGATTCGATTGGCTAGGAATATACAGGATGTGAAATTTCCTCTTTTATTTTCAAAAGAAGCAGCTGAAAATACGATTCAACAGGTAGAAAATTCACTATTAAAGGATTCTAATCAACCTTTTGGTGAGATGGAATTGCTTGCGATGAATGAATTAAATACATTGGAGAAAAGAGTTCTCGTGGAAAAGCATTTAATCAGTCCTCAGCTAGCAGAGCAATCTCCATATGGAGCTGTTATTTTATCAGAAGATGAAGAGATAAGTATCATGATTAATGAAGAGGATCATATTCGAATTCAGTGTATAAAGCCTGGACTTCAAATAGAAGAAGCGTTTAAAGAGGCTGATACAATTGATGATTTAATAGAAAAAAAGATTAATTATGCTTACCATGCAGAAATGGGCTATTTAACAAGCTGTCCAACTAATATTGGAACAGGTTTAAGAGCTTCTGTAATGATGCATTTACCAGGAATGGTGTTATCTCAACAAATGAATCGCATTATTCCAGCTATACAACAGCTTGGTTTGGTGGTAAGAGGCATTTATGGAGAAGGTAGCGAGGCTCTAGGAAATATTTTTCAGATATCTAATCAAATAACTTTAGGAAGATCTGAAAAAGACATAATAGAGGAACTAAAAAGTGTTGTTACTCAGTTAATTGATCGAGAAAAAGAAGCAAGAAATGCATTAGCACAAACCTCGAACATACAATTAGAAGATAGAGTTTTCCGTTCTTACGGAATCTTATGCAATAGTCGCATTATGGAAACAAAGGAAGCAGCTAAATGTCTATCTGATGTTCGATTAGGTATAGATATGGGATATATTAAGAATGTATCCAAAAATATCCTTAATGAATTAATGATTCTTACCCAGCCAGGATTTTTACAACTATATGCTGGAGAACAGATGAATCCCAATGATCGCGATATACGTCGTGCGTCCTTGATAAGAGAAAGATTAAAATTGGAAACAGACTAA